From the Candidatus Hydrogenedentota bacterium genome, the window CAGGCATTCCTTGTGTTCCCGCGTGGCGTAGAAATACATCGGGTCGGCCGTTGCCGCAAACGGCTGCTTCTGCAGCCCGAAGAAACTTAACAACGCCTGCGATGAATCGATGTCTTCCATGTAGTGCTATCTCATGCCGCGGGGGCATCCACGGCGAACCACAGAATCCGCCCCCCGGGCCGGGCATTTCCCCAAGAGCCAGGCGCCGCGCCGCCCTTGCCAGTATTCATGATGCCATTATAGGCGAGCACCCGCCTGGATTTCCCCTCTGCCGATGCCCATTCTCAGACTGACCCGGTGAACCAAACCTCTTGTGCATCCCGGCCCGGCGCGGTACAATCCCCCTGCCACTCCGACGGCACTGCGGCGGTATCTCAGGCGTTCCGGCATCACGCAGATTCGCGGCCGGAGAATAACCTGTCCGCATGGTCAAAGATGTCTGGCGCTTCAGCCAGGAGTGCGTAACGTATCGCCAACAGGCGAGTGGATGTTATTCTAGACCAAGGCTTTGGAGCTGTCAAGCGACACGAAGCCAAGTGTTGTGCTGTTCCTGCGCCAAACCACAATATATGGTAGAAAACGTGCCTGGCCTAGTTTTGGGAGGTCTATGGTTCGCGTGAGCGGGTTTGGCGCTGCCATTGCTGCCGCTCGGGAGCGATGAACTGCGGAAAGGCAAGGAGAGCCCGCACTTGGTTCGGACTTCGTGTGATTTCAGGGGACGCATGGAATGGTGAAACAAGCATATGACGCCCTGGCACAGCAGCGGGAGTCGCTCAAGGTGCTATCCGGCCCCTTGACGGGTCTGTCGTGTCCCATTACCGGGGCTCTGAGCATCGGCCGCGGTCCGGACAGCGGGCTCCAGCTGAACGATTTGCAGGTCTCCCGTAAACACGCGGTGATCCAACAAACGGCGCTGGGCACGCTGCTCCGTGATCTTGGCAGCGGGAACGGCACGTTTGTCGGGGGCAAGCGCATCGTGGAATACCGCCTTGCTCACGGGGATGTGATATCGATCGGTCCCGTGGAGCTGGTTTTCGAGAGCAAGAGTAGCGAGGAGGCCGGCCCGCGGCCTCCGGCCACCGTCGTATTCGAGGAGGCCGACAAAGGGGACGTCCACGCCCACGCGGCGGAAAACGTGCACCGAACGTTCCTGGGGGCGGTGCAGGCGGCTCAGACCGTGGACCAGGCGCGCCAGGCACAGGAACGATTGGCTGCCGTGTATGCCGCCAATCAGGTCATTTCGAGCGAACGGGACCTTAACAGGCTGTTCGAGCAGGTCATGGACCAGATCTTCAGGCTCGTGCCGGCGCACAACGGGGCCATTTTGCTGTTCGAGGCTGCGAGCGGACGCCTCGAACCGGCTTATATGCGGAAGGGCCCCGAGGAACACGTCACCATCAGTTCGACGATCGTGCACAGGGCTTTGGATCATGGGGAGGCCATTCTTACGTTGGACGCGGCGGACGACAGCCGCCTGGGCCGCGGCCAGAGCATCATTCTGCAGAATATCGCGTCGGCCATGTGCACACCCCTCCAGCACCAGGGCGAAAAGCTGGGCGTGCTCTACGTCGACACCCGCGGGACGCCCAATGCGTTCTCCGAGGGGGACCTCGAATTGCTTGTGGCGCTGGCGGGTCCGGCGGCGATTGCCATCAAGAATGCGCAATACGTCGATAAACTGGAGAGCGCCTACCAAGGCACCCTTCTTA encodes:
- a CDS encoding HD domain-containing protein, whose amino-acid sequence is MVKQAYDALAQQRESLKVLSGPLTGLSCPITGALSIGRGPDSGLQLNDLQVSRKHAVIQQTALGTLLRDLGSGNGTFVGGKRIVEYRLAHGDVISIGPVELVFESKSSEEAGPRPPATVVFEEADKGDVHAHAAENVHRTFLGAVQAAQTVDQARQAQERLAAVYAANQVISSERDLNRLFEQVMDQIFRLVPAHNGAILLFEAASGRLEPAYMRKGPEEHVTISSTIVHRALDHGEAILTLDAADDSRLGRGQSIILQNIASAMCTPLQHQGEKLGVLYVDTRGTPNAFSEGDLELLVALAGPAAIAIKNAQYVDKLESAYQGTLLMTANAIEARDHYTVGHTWRVTNFALAIARELGWDDEKLRECEMGGVLHDVGKIAIDDAILRKPKVLTGDEYAKMKVHPERGARMMQDVPALRALIPYALYHHERYDGQGYPFGLSGGDIPAEGRLIAVADTFDAMTSNRPYRKGLDPEAALAELEKGKGTQFDPEIVDAMVRAYRSGSVDAILQEHGKGERSVACPFCSTHIPAPEGGEPGSEFQCGVCHRRLRLCEQNEVYFAELLPASEAPSTTSNTRGRHGSRQDAPDGGE